CAAACTGGTTCCGGCCCAAAACGTGCGTCAGGTATTGCAATACGTTGAAACCGGCAACGTGGATGCCGGGCTGGTGTACCGGTCGGATACTATTACCGGCAAGAACATTAAAGTAGTTGCAGCCGCCCCGGCTGATTCGCACAAGCCCATTGAGTATCCCATGGCCGTTGTTAAAAGCACCAAGCATCAGAAGGAAACCGAGGAATTTGCCGCTTTCTTGCAAAGCGCCGCGGCAAAGGACGTGTTTCAAAAATACGGTTTTATAACCTCAAAGTAGTTTTTAATATGGAGTTATAGCTATGTATTTTCAAATCGATGACTGGTTCCCGGTGTTTCTTTCTTGCCGGGTAGCGTTAATTGCACTGGCGGTTGTTGCCTGTTTCGGATTACCGGTGGCCAGATTGCTGGCCCGCCGGGAATTTCCCGGCAAGGACGTGCTGGAGGCGGCTATAACACTGCCTTTGGTGCTGCCGCCTTCGGTTATCGGCTACGGCCTGCTGGTGATAATAGGCAAAAACGGCCCGCTGGGTAAAGTCCTGGCGGAAATGGGAGCATCAATAATATTTACCTGGTGGTCGGCTGTGCTGGCTTCCACTGTGGTAGCCTTCCCTTTGATGTATCAGAGTGCCAAGGCGGCCTTTAAAAGCGTGGACATTAATTATGAGAAAGCCGCTCGCACCTTGGGCGCCGGCGAGATAAGAATTTTTTTCACCATCACTATGCCTCTGGCCTGGCCGGGCATCATAGCCGGGCTGGTACTTTCCTTTGCCAGAGCGCTGGGTGAATTCGGCGCTACTTTAATGGTGGCGGGAAATATACCCGGACAAACGCAGACTGTCCCTCTGGCCATTTACCTTGCGGTGGACGCGGGAGATAATGTTACCGCCAGGACTCTGGTGGCTATCATCACGGTATTCAGCTTCCTGGTTATTTTCTGGGTGAACAGATGGTCTAAGCGTCAAAATCATTAAACAGCGGTGATATTATGTTGAAAGCATGTTTTACCAAAAAACTATGGCATTTTACCCTGGATGTAAAGATTAACCTCGGTCATGAAATACTGGTGCTCTGGGGCCATTCGGGAGCAGGCAAGACCACTGTTCTGCATTGCTTGGCCGGCCTGTCCAGCCCCACCGGTGGATTCATCAAACTGGGCGACACTGTTCTTTACTCTTTGGATGAAAAAATTAACGTAAGTACACGGTTCAGACGAGTGGGCTATCTGTTTCAGGACTATGCCCTTTTCCCCCACCTGACAGTGCGGCAAAATGTACTGTACGGACTGAAATGTCAAAAGAATAATAATGGCAATCTGTCGGACCCCATGGAATTGCTGGAGTCATTCGGTGTGGGCCACCTGGTTGACCGCTTTCCACGCCAGCTCTCCGGCGGGGAAAAACAACGGGTGGCCCTGGCCAGGGCGCTGGCGGTGCAACCGGAATTGCTGCTGCTGGATGAGCCTTTCAGCGCACTGGATAAAAATATAAAGGAAAGCTTGCGGCAAGAGATAAAAAAATTGCACCGGCAGTGGCAAATACCCTTTGTGCTGGTTACCCACGACGAAGAGGACGCCAGATTCCTGGGCGATAGAATAATATCCCTGGAAAAAGGCCGCATTATGGATACAGCCACTTGACACGACAGCAGTTGGTTCACTGATGCTTCTCCTGCCTGGTCATTTGTTCATTCATATTCACAGCCTCGCCGTACTGATAACGCAGCGCCTGATAAATATCGTAGCCGCCGCTTATATTTACGGCGTCAAACCCGTTTTGCAGCAGTATGCGATAAGCGATATAGCCCCTTAAACCGATCTTGCAGTAAATAATTATTTTCTTGTCCCGGGGTAATTCATTTAACCTTTCACGCAGACTGTCCACCGGTATATGCACCGAGCTTTCCACATACCCTTCTTGGCGTTCTTCGTCCGTTCGCACGTCCAATAAGATATAACCGCCCGCGGCCAGGCTGTCCAGGTCTTCCCAGTGCATTACCCGCACATCGCCCTTTAAAATATTTGCTGCCGTAAAACCTGCCATGTTTACCGGGTCCTTGGCAGAAGAATACGGCGGGGCGTAAGCCAGTTCCAACTCTTCCAGGTTATAAACGGTAAGCCCCATTCTTATCGCCATGGCCAGTACGTCAATACGTTTGTCCACTCCGTCCCTGCCCACTATCTGAGCTCCGAATAGAGTGCCGTCTTCGGGGGAAAAAACTATCTTGACAATCATCGGTATAGCTCCGGGATAATAAGTCGCGTGAGAGGGCGATATGGTATATGATTTGACGTAGGGAATCCCCTTTAATTGCAGCGTTTTTTCGTTGTTCCCCGTAGCCGCAGCCGTATGGTCGAACACTTTGACGATGGATGTGCCCTGGGAACCTTTAAATTCAACTTTCCGGCCGGCGATATTATCCGCCACTATTCTGGCCTGCTTATTGGCGGGCCCGGCCAAGGGCATCAGAGCAGACTGACCGTTAATGATATCCTTTACCTCAATGGCGTCCCCCAGGGCGTATATATACGGGTCCGAGGTGCGCAGGCAATCATCAACCCTAATGCCACCCCGCCCGCCAATGGCCAGGCCCGCATCCCGCGCCAGCTCGTTTTCCGGCTTGACCCCCACGGCCAGAAGCACTATATCGGCCTCTACTTTCCTGCCGCTGCTTAATACAACCTCAATATGCCCCTGCCCGTCAAGGCTCCTGACTTCATTATTCAAAATAATCTCTATACCTTTATCCATCAGGGCTTTTTCCACCACCCTGGCCATCTCCACATCCAGGGGGCCCATAATCTGCTCCGCCGCTTCCACTATGGTAACATCCGAACCCAGGTGCTTTAAATTCTCGGCCATTTCTATGCCAATGTAACCCCCGCCAATTACCGCCGCCCGGCGGGGCTTGTTCTTCGTCACCAGCGCTTTAAGCCGATCCACGTCGGCCATGTTCCTTAAGGTATAAATCCCTTCCCGGTCTATACCGGGTATGGGGAGAATAATCGGCGATGCCCCCGGTGAAAGAACCAGATAGTCATAGTTCTCCCGGTAAGTCTGGCCGCCGGAAGCCACCTCCACCTCCCGCTTGTTCCGGTGTATGGCAATTACCTCACTGCGAACACGAATATCTATATTAAACCGTTTTTCCATCGCCTCTTTGGTCTGCACCAACAGCTTGTCTCTTTCGTTGATCAGGCCGCTGATGTAATAGGGCAGGCCGCAATTAGCAAAGGATATATAGTCTCCCCGCTCAAACATAATAATCTCGGCCGTTTCATCCAGCCTGCGCAGCCTTGCGGCGGTGCCCGCCCCACCGGCCACACCGCCTACTATCAGCACTTTTTTGGACATCAATTTATCCCCCTCGGATTATGTTAAATTGTCGGTTATTTTCCCCACACCCGTATTATTTTACTCCAAGGGCTTCTTTAAATTCGCAATTTTCCACGCTTATGACTGTGGCAAAACATAATAACATATTTAAAAACTGTTTATCTTTTTTTATGAAATTTTTATAAACCCTTTATATCCTGTTTAAATCCTTGTCTTATAATGACCTCATTAAAAAGCAAGGAGGTCGTATCAATGCATAAAGTAAAGCTTCTGTATGACATCATTATGACCATGAAAGACAAAGAGTCTGTTAAAGGAAATCTCAAAGTGCAAGGCAGCAAGGACCAAATGAAGATATTTGATTTGAACAATGACTTTGAAAAAAGTATGGCGGAAGGGCGAATAATGGCCAAGATTTCCCTGGAGACCGATTGTGCCGGAAAAAAAGTAAAGCATGAAAGCAACACCGAATTTGACATGACAGGCTTTAGCGGCTGCAAAAGGCAAGATCTAATGCATCGAGATATTTTTCACCACCGGCACGACCGCCACTCTCAACATGACCATCATAATGGCATGAACTGTGGCGGAATAAAGAGCAAGCTTAGCAAGCTGGCGTTTATGCTTAGCATGTTAGACAGTATGAAAGTGGAAGCACAGGAAGACAAAAGCACTCTTATAGCGCTGGATCTTGATGATATCCCCGAGGATATGAAAACCCTTCTCCAGGAAAAATTACAGCAGCATAGGATGCACCATAATCATTGCTCCCATGGAACGTTCAAAGAATTTTCCGGTATGGAGATCGGGAATACCAGACTGACAATACGTATTAATAAGAAAAATGAAGTGGAAAATGTTCTGTTGAACGCAGAGGGTAAATCAAAAGATGAATCCGGCGCGCCGCATCCCTTAAGTCTACAGATCGAACTGAGTCTTACCGGGGTAACGGATTTATGAGAAGACATGGCCATTCTTCTCACTCCATGCGTTTTGATGGCCACAGGCACAACTCTACCGACTATATAGCTATTAACACCAGATTATGTAAAGCTTGCTGGAAATGTGTGTCAATCTGTCCCGGAAAAGTGCTCGGAAAAGTGGGTTTCTTCTTTCATAAACATGTCCGCATTGTGAACTCGGAAAATTGTACCGGTTGCGGAGCCTGCGCAAAAACATGCCCGGAAGGAGCCATCATGCTTTTGAAACAAGCGCCCCAATTTCGCCCGAAGTAAACCGGCATTTCACTCGACATAAAGCACCGGAGCCAGGCAGCGGCTAAAACGCCGAGGTACTGTCAACAACAGCTTAAACCGGTCAAGTACCGGTTTTTCTTTCTTTTGCAGAGCCGGGAGCGAGATTGAAAAAGAGATTATATTTTGCGCGGTTACCGCATGGTTGAGGTTATAATGATTAAAGGTTGCAAAACAGTGCGGCAGGTGATGGATGTGGCTAAAAAAGATGAAATGAGAAAGTTCTTTCAGGAATTTAAGCATTACCACGGAAAGCATAAACATTACGGAAGGCATGAAGATTGCGAGCACTTTTTTGAAAATTTCAGGCAGCACCGAATGTATCATCGGGACTTCCACCAGATGCACAGATCAGTGCACTACTTTCGCCCCTTTGCATTGCTATTCAACTTTTTAATCCTATTTTTGCTGTTTAAGCTGACAGGCATAAAGGCCATCGTCATCTTTATCGCAGCGCTGCTTATTGCCAAAGAAATAGTACAGGTATTATTCTTCCTGCGCCTGGAAAAAAGAGTCTTCCAGCCCATCGAAGCGCTGAAAAGCGGCGTCGATGAAATCGCCAAAGGCAATTATAACGTAAATATAAAGTGCGAGATGCGTAACGAAATCGGTATGCTGGTTGTTGCTTTTAATGAAATGGCCCGGAAATTGGAGGAAGGCGAAAGAATAAAGACTGAATATGAGGACAACAGAAAAGCCCTCATCGCCAACATCTCCCACGACCTGAAGACACCCATCACCTCCATCCAGGGGTATATCGAAGCCATCCTGGACGAAGACGGCATTCCGCAAGAAAACAAAAAAAGATATTTACAAATCATCCACCATAATATCGTTTATATGAACGAACTGATAGATGATCTTTTCCTGTTTGCCAAGCTGGATATGCAAAAGCTGCATTTTCAGTTTGAGAAGGTACCAATACGGGCTTTCATGAGTGATCTGACGGAAGAAATCGGTCTTGAGCTCGAAGAAAGACGGGTGCAGTTTCTCTACACCGATAAAATGGAACAGGATTTAACGGTTCGCTTGGATGGAAAAAGAATGCATCAGGCACTGATGAACATCGTGGGCAATGCTCTGAAATACGGACCGGAGGAGGGATTGGTCATAAAAGCCGAGCTATCGAAGCAGGGTGATTTTGCCTGCTTTAAACTCAGCGATAACGGACCGGGAATCCCCGCGGACAAACTCCCTAAGATCTTCGACAGATTCTACCGCATCGATAAAGAGCGCACCAAGGAACTGATGAGCACCGGACTGGGGCTGGCCATCGCCAGGGAACTGGTGGAAGCCCACGGGGGAAGCATTGCGGCTTCCAGCGAGGAAGGCAAAGGCACGTGTTTTACAATAACACTGCCGTTTACCGAATGAATTGGGAAGGGGCTTATATATGAAACGCATCTTGATCATCGAAGACGATCTTCATATTGCCGAACTGGAGAGGGACTACCTTCAATTGAACGGGTTTAAGGCCGACATCGTCCAGGATGGAGTCCAGGGACTTCAGAAAGCCCTTGCGGGCAATTATGACGTTATTATTGTGGATTTGATGCTGCCCGGTAAGGACGGTTATGAAATCATCAAAGAAATCAGGAAAAGGTTGGATGTCTCGGTAATGGTGGTTTCGGCCAAGGACGAGGATGTTAATAAAATCAGGGGGCTGGAATATGGAGCCGACGACTACTTAACCAAGCCGTTCAGCCCCGGAGAACTGGTGGCCAGAATCAAGTCCCATATCAGAAGATATGAGCGGCTCAAGGGCAGCCTGATCCCCTCCGAAGCGATCATCCATAGAGGTTTGGAAATTAACACGGCATCCCACAAGGTGTACGTCAACGGCCATGAGGTGCAGATGACCGCTAGAGAGTACGAGCTGTTGGTGTTTCTTGCCTCCAACCCCGGGGTTGTTTTTTCAAAAGAACATATTCTCACCAGCATATGGGGAGACGATTACTACGGAGATACGGCAACCGTGGCCGTGCATATACAAAAAATAAGGAGAAAGATAGAAAGAGACTCGTCCAACCCTGAATTTATCGAGACGCTATGGGGAACGGGGTACCGGTTTAATAAGTAGGACCCTTATAAGCAGGGCCGTTTGCTTGTTCGGTACCGCTGCTTTCCCCTGCCTGGTCACAACCTGTCCCCTTGTCCCTGTTTAGCAACTCACTTCCTTTACCGACCTTTTTAGATTTTCTCGTTCCAGCCAGGCCGTTCGGCTAATCAAGAAGGTAAGCAAAACAGCTGCCATAAATCGTCCCAGCAAGATTATCAGACCATCGGCGCCTACGGCCATAAATAACGCGGTATCCTCCACTACAGCATGACAAATGGAAAGAAATACATTAATCAGGAAAAGATCCTTCCAGTTCAAACGACCGCTGCGGGCTTCTTCAATAAGCACACCCGCCCCGTAAGCAATACCAAAAATAATACCCACCAGAAGTGGGAATGCCGCTTTAGGAGAAAAACCAAAAATTTTTAACGGCGAGGCCATCCAATTAGCCATCCGATCCAATATTTGCATATCTTTGGCTAACTCCAACATAACCATAATCGGAATAACTATTGAAACCATAATACGTACATTATTCCCAATACCAGTTGCAGCCTCGTAGGCAAAAGCCATCCAATCCAAATATACACCCTCTTTTACCAAAACATATTAATTGTCAGACCAGCTAATATACCCATAATTAAGCGCAATGCGGTCATCAGCAAACCGCTTATACCCGTCTTATGACTTACAGCAGATTCCACCGGCAGGTTATGCGATAAAAGCAATATAGCCGCAATAATGGTAACTTCTCTTCCGGTTAGCTCCAGGGAAGATATAGCGCCTATAGCTGCATAGATATTGATTAATTTACCCAGCACCAGAACCAGTGAAGCTTCACCCGGTAAACCGAAAAAATGCATCACTGGCGCAAAAAGACCCGCAATCCAATC
This genomic interval from Desulfoscipio sp. XC116 contains the following:
- a CDS encoding FAD-dependent oxidoreductase; translated protein: MSKKVLIVGGVAGGAGTAARLRRLDETAEIIMFERGDYISFANCGLPYYISGLINERDKLLVQTKEAMEKRFNIDIRVRSEVIAIHRNKREVEVASGGQTYRENYDYLVLSPGASPIILPIPGIDREGIYTLRNMADVDRLKALVTKNKPRRAAVIGGGYIGIEMAENLKHLGSDVTIVEAAEQIMGPLDVEMARVVEKALMDKGIEIILNNEVRSLDGQGHIEVVLSSGRKVEADIVLLAVGVKPENELARDAGLAIGGRGGIRVDDCLRTSDPYIYALGDAIEVKDIINGQSALMPLAGPANKQARIVADNIAGRKVEFKGSQGTSIVKVFDHTAAATGNNEKTLQLKGIPYVKSYTISPSHATYYPGAIPMIVKIVFSPEDGTLFGAQIVGRDGVDKRIDVLAMAIRMGLTVYNLEELELAYAPPYSSAKDPVNMAGFTAANILKGDVRVMHWEDLDSLAAGGYILLDVRTDEERQEGYVESSVHIPVDSLRERLNELPRDKKIIIYCKIGLRGYIAYRILLQNGFDAVNISGGYDIYQALRYQYGEAVNMNEQMTRQEKHQ
- a CDS encoding ATP-binding cassette domain-containing protein, whose product is MLKACFTKKLWHFTLDVKINLGHEILVLWGHSGAGKTTVLHCLAGLSSPTGGFIKLGDTVLYSLDEKINVSTRFRRVGYLFQDYALFPHLTVRQNVLYGLKCQKNNNGNLSDPMELLESFGVGHLVDRFPRQLSGGEKQRVALARALAVQPELLLLDEPFSALDKNIKESLRQEIKKLHRQWQIPFVLVTHDEEDARFLGDRIISLEKGRIMDTAT
- the modB gene encoding molybdate ABC transporter permease subunit → MYFQIDDWFPVFLSCRVALIALAVVACFGLPVARLLARREFPGKDVLEAAITLPLVLPPSVIGYGLLVIIGKNGPLGKVLAEMGASIIFTWWSAVLASTVVAFPLMYQSAKAAFKSVDINYEKAARTLGAGEIRIFFTITMPLAWPGIIAGLVLSFARALGEFGATLMVAGNIPGQTQTVPLAIYLAVDAGDNVTARTLVAIITVFSFLVIFWVNRWSKRQNH
- a CDS encoding nucleoside recognition domain-containing protein — encoded protein: MAFAYEAATGIGNNVRIMVSIVIPIMVMLELAKDMQILDRMANWMASPLKIFGFSPKAAFPLLVGIIFGIAYGAGVLIEEARSGRLNWKDLFLINVFLSICHAVVEDTALFMAVGADGLIILLGRFMAAVLLTFLISRTAWLERENLKRSVKEVSC
- a CDS encoding response regulator transcription factor, whose amino-acid sequence is MKRILIIEDDLHIAELERDYLQLNGFKADIVQDGVQGLQKALAGNYDVIIVDLMLPGKDGYEIIKEIRKRLDVSVMVVSAKDEDVNKIRGLEYGADDYLTKPFSPGELVARIKSHIRRYERLKGSLIPSEAIIHRGLEINTASHKVYVNGHEVQMTAREYELLVFLASNPGVVFSKEHILTSIWGDDYYGDTATVAVHIQKIRRKIERDSSNPEFIETLWGTGYRFNK
- a CDS encoding nucleoside recognition domain-containing protein, which encodes MVTLATWKRGLYKGFSTIWDLVRVIVPVYVVVTFLKYTPIMDWIAGLFAPVMHFFGLPGEASLVLVLGKLINIYAAIGAISSLELTGREVTIIAAILLLSHNLPVESAVSHKTGISGLLMTALRLIMGILAGLTINMFW
- a CDS encoding ferredoxin family protein — translated: MRFDGHRHNSTDYIAINTRLCKACWKCVSICPGKVLGKVGFFFHKHVRIVNSENCTGCGACAKTCPEGAIMLLKQAPQFRPK
- a CDS encoding HAMP domain-containing sensor histidine kinase, with the translated sequence MRGYRMVEVIMIKGCKTVRQVMDVAKKDEMRKFFQEFKHYHGKHKHYGRHEDCEHFFENFRQHRMYHRDFHQMHRSVHYFRPFALLFNFLILFLLFKLTGIKAIVIFIAALLIAKEIVQVLFFLRLEKRVFQPIEALKSGVDEIAKGNYNVNIKCEMRNEIGMLVVAFNEMARKLEEGERIKTEYEDNRKALIANISHDLKTPITSIQGYIEAILDEDGIPQENKKRYLQIIHHNIVYMNELIDDLFLFAKLDMQKLHFQFEKVPIRAFMSDLTEEIGLELEERRVQFLYTDKMEQDLTVRLDGKRMHQALMNIVGNALKYGPEEGLVIKAELSKQGDFACFKLSDNGPGIPADKLPKIFDRFYRIDKERTKELMSTGLGLAIARELVEAHGGSIAASSEEGKGTCFTITLPFTE